In Grus americana isolate bGruAme1 chromosome 4, bGruAme1.mat, whole genome shotgun sequence, one genomic interval encodes:
- the PDGFRL gene encoding platelet-derived growth factor receptor-like protein, translating into MRLWVLLSLLLLQETLPHVIGQPGKSRRPKEPGENKIKPVNKKIKPKTSKMKDRESADSSLKSQSILTQVMDKGRFQKLAATLSLSAGQSIELRCKGSNVTWNYPSYLDTFKDSRLSIKQLDRYSQLILANSTAADTGEYSCWLQLCSGNKCRKDETKTGSTYIFFTDKEELFVPTPSYFEIVYLNPDKPAVIPCRVTSPSAKVTLHREFPAGEIEADGTDIIYDVKKGFVYQHPTSDHKGIVYCKAESQGAPQISIKYHLLYVEVPKGPPSTTIAASSSRAEVSDSIHVICTVLGEPDVDVNFRWQYPGQESERPVIIQNFWRLINRGTGHTTRISKSVLLVEDFEAKDAGNYICIAQNLQGETTVATKVELN; encoded by the exons tgATTGGACAGCCTGGGAAGAGTAGGCGGCCAAAAGAAcctggggaaaacaaaattaagcctgttaacaaaaaaataaaacccaaaacttcCAAAATGAAGGATAGAGAATCTGCTGACTCCTCTTTGAAGTCCCAGTCCATACTGACACAGGTGATGGATAAAGGTCGTTTCCAGAAACTAGCTGCCACTTTAAGCCTGTCTGCAGGACAAAGCATAGAACTGCGATGTAAGGGGAGTAATGTTACTTGGAACTATCCTTCGTACTTGGACACCTTTAAAGACTCCAGACTCAG taTAAAGCAGCTTGACAGATACAGTCAGCTGATCCTCGCAAACTCCACTGCAGCAGACACAGGTGAATATAGCTGCTGGCTTCAGCTGTGCAGTGGTAACAAATGCAGGAAGGATGAGACTAAAACAGGGTCAACGTACATCTTTTTCACAG ATAAAGAGGAACTTTTTGTACCTACTCCCAGCTATTTTGAGATTGTCTACCTAAACCCAGATAAACCTGCAGTCATCCCATGCCGTGTTACTAGTCCTTCAGCAAAAGTAACTCTACACAGGGAATTTCCAGCAGGAGAAATTGAAGCAGATGGAACTGATATTATTTATGATGTGAAGAAGGGTTTTGTCTACCAGCACCCTACTTCTGATCATAAAGGTATTGTCTACTGCAAAGCAGAGTCACAGGGAGCACCTCAGATTTCCATCAAGTATCACCTACTGTATGTGGAAG TTCCCAAGGGCCCGCCCTCAACCACAATTGCGGCATCATCCAGTAGAGCAGAAGTCAGTGACAGCATTCATGTAATCTGCACAGTCCTTGGGGAGCCAGATGTAGATGTGAACTTCAGGTGGCAGTACCCAGGGCAGGAG tcTGAGCGGCCTGTGATTATCCAAAACTTCTGGAGACTGATAAACAGAGGAACTGGACATACCACGAGAATCTCAAAGAGTGTTCTTCTTGTTGAGGATTTTGAAGCCAAAGATGCTGGAAACTACATTTGTATAGCTCAGAACCTACAAGGAGAAACAACAGTAGCTACTAAAGTTGAACTAAATTGA